The following proteins are co-located in the Microbacterium sp. Clip185 genome:
- a CDS encoding HEAT repeat domain-containing protein, which translates to MTDWQARLRQLPVEEWATLLDANSGLPGPRANTALAAAFAVVADESALLALGTRDDEFTAMCVAAAHGAHADENEHVAAALHGASDDRWRVREGVAMGLQLLGDRDVDRLADIVSEWVESEDPLVQRAAVAAICEPRLLRSPASAAVAVRVCARATALLAGRPAAVRRDADVRTLRQALGYGWSVAVAADPAVGLPAFLGLDTSDADVARIVAENRKKKRLSALL; encoded by the coding sequence ATGACCGACTGGCAGGCGCGATTGCGTCAATTGCCCGTCGAGGAGTGGGCGACGCTGCTCGACGCGAACTCCGGGCTGCCCGGCCCTCGGGCGAACACGGCTCTCGCCGCGGCATTCGCCGTCGTCGCCGATGAATCCGCTCTCCTCGCGCTCGGCACCCGCGACGACGAGTTCACCGCGATGTGCGTCGCCGCTGCTCACGGTGCCCACGCCGATGAGAACGAACACGTCGCCGCCGCCTTGCACGGCGCATCCGATGATCGGTGGCGTGTGCGCGAAGGCGTCGCGATGGGACTGCAGCTTTTGGGCGATCGCGACGTCGACCGCCTCGCCGACATCGTGAGCGAGTGGGTCGAGTCGGAGGATCCGCTCGTGCAGCGTGCCGCGGTGGCGGCGATCTGTGAACCGCGACTGCTGCGCTCCCCCGCATCCGCCGCCGTCGCCGTGCGCGTGTGCGCCCGCGCGACCGCACTGCTGGCTGGGCGACCCGCCGCCGTGCGTCGAGACGCGGATGTGCGCACGCTGCGGCAAGCGCTGGGCTACGGCTGGAGCGTGGCGGTCGCCGCCGACCCCGCCGTCGGGCTTCCCGCCTTCCTGGGGCTCGACACGTCGGATGCCGACGTCGCGCGGATCGTGGCGGAGAACCGCAAGAAGAAGCGCCTCTCTGCCCTGCTGTGA